The following are encoded in a window of Musa acuminata AAA Group cultivar baxijiao unplaced genomic scaffold, Cavendish_Baxijiao_AAA HiC_scaffold_71, whole genome shotgun sequence genomic DNA:
- the LOC135654650 gene encoding uncharacterized protein LOC135654650, whose translation WQELIEELGIYIVGFDRAGYGESDTNPSRSLRSEASDIAELADALELGPRFYLIGFSLGGHAVWASIKYISDRIAGAAMMAPVINYRWPGFPRHLSEEAYRKQQPGDQWALRVAYYAPWLLHWWMKQSWLPSSTVFKGITHLPNRLDAQVREYAMKNSGMFEELVLPQCPFFYFLF comes from the exons TGGCAGGAATTGATAGAGGAGTTaggtatatatatagtaggtttcGACAGAGCTGGATATGGTGAAAGTGATACCAATCCCAGTCGTTCACTGAGGAGCGAGGCGTCAGATATCGCGGAGCTGGCAGATGCTTTGGAGCTGGGCCCCAGGTTTTACCTGATTGGGTTCTCCTTGGGTGGCCATGCTGTCTGGGCGTCCATTAAGTACATTTCAGATAG GATTGCTGGAGCTGCTATGATGGCACCAGTAATAAACTACAGATGGCCTGGGTTCCCGCGGCATCTATCAGAGGAGGCTTACAGAAAGCAACAGCCTGGAGATCAGTGGGCATTGCGAGTTGCATATTATGCCCCCTGGTTGCTGCATTGGTGGATGAAACAGTCGTGGTTGCCTTCCTCCACCGTTTTCAAAGGCATAACCCATCTGCCCAACCGCTTGGATGCACAAGTTCGTGAGTACGCCATGAAGAATAGTGGAATGTTCGAAGAGTTGGTGCTACCCCAgtgtccttttttttattttttattttga